From a single Nicotiana tomentosiformis chromosome 2, ASM39032v3, whole genome shotgun sequence genomic region:
- the LOC104102363 gene encoding nuclear intron maturase 1, mitochondrial, translated as MPVCQVKIDPIQFWNLLMPSATFTCMSLLKSQMSLRTKFKHLPCTKSIRYISHLSRKPRHRNSIPLSPQQDSHALLKEDPVEILSNLWIKTFSQPQNPFTNITGFLSKLDLWVLAYQRTYAHFTGSFPPRNAFHSHVLSDLSSLRNTVIHGKFLWNAKTHQLIRGPNEKPITEQLSRRQLHNILTSKTPPFQDIVVQQVLLMILEPIFEPRFSSKSHAFRPGRNPHTVVRTIRSNFAGYLWFLKGDISEVFDDVDVNVVMGSLEKAVKDKKVLNLIKSGLRAPVRSRLGEEEDEEEKDSKKRKQGRTKKRILNENDCKPDPYWLRTFFEFSPQEAAKIPNYGCCGILSPLLANVCLSELDHMMEQKIVEFFRPCERDAIWKYSMDDGCHNPAWPEFVPSSGKEKTRKMDFIRFGGHFLVGIRGPRQDAVEMRKEIIEFCERIFGVRLDNSKIEVEHISRGIQFLDHIICRRVIYPTLRYTASGGNIVSEKGIGTLLSVAVSLQQCIRQFRKLKLVKGDRDPEPLPCTPMLYSGQAHTNSQMNKFLETMAEWFRYADNRRKVVGFCAYVVRSSLAKLYAARYRLKSRAKVYKIASRDLSRPLREHTNNSAPEYSDLLRMGLVDAIEGVQFSRMSSIPSCDYTPFPRNWIPDHEKVLCEYINLQDPKFFCQLHKSVKQHGICLPQDEISDIVWEYKTLGVRSLSQRLCGDKGMENASQKVMAAS; from the coding sequence ATGCCCGTTTGTCAAGTAAAAATAGACCCGATTCAATTTTGGAACCTCCTAATGCCATCAGCGACATTTACATGCATGAGTCTGCTGAAATCTCAGATGTCACTGAGAACAAAGTTCAAACACCTTCCGTGCACCAAGTCAATCCGCTACATCTCCCACCTCTCGCGCAAGCCCCGCCACCGCAACTCCATTCCACTGTCACCGCAACAAGACTCCCATGCCCTCCTCAAGGAAGACCCAGTCGAAATTCTCTCTAATCTCTGGATCAAAACTTTCTCTCAACCCCAAAACCCCTTCACTAACATTACCGGTTTTCTCTCAAAGCTCGATCTCTGGGTACTCGCTTACCAACGCACCTATGCTCATTTCACTGGCTCTTTCCCACCCCGCAACGCTTTCCACTCCCACGTCTTATCCGACCTCTCATCCCTCCGGAATACTGTTATCCATGGAAAATTCCTTTGGAACGCAAAAACCCACCAATTGATTCGCGGCCCTAATGAAAAACCCATTACGGAACAGCTCTCTAGGCGTCAGCTTCACAATATACTGACCTCTAAAACGCCGCCGTTTCAGGACATTGTGGTACAACAAGTTTTACTCATGATTCTTGAACCCATTTTTGAGCCTAGGTTTTCATCAAAGTCCCATGCTTTTCGTCCCGGTAGGAATCCTCATACTGTTGTTAGGACCATCAGAAGTAACTTTGCTGGTTATTTGTGGTTCTTGAAAGGAGATATTAGTGAGGTttttgatgatgttgatgttaatGTTGTTATGGGTAGTCTTGAAAAAGCTGTGAAGGATAAGAAAGTGTTGAACTTGATCAAATCAGGGTTGAGAGCTCCCGTGAGGAGCCGATTAGGagaggaggaggatgaagaagagaAGGATAGTAAGAAAAGAAAGCAAGGTCGGACGAAAAAGAGGATTTTGAATGAGAACGACTGTAAGCCAGACCCTTATTGGTTAAGGACATTCTTTGAGTTTTCTCCACAGGAGGCTGCTAAGATACCCAATTATGGTTGTTGTGGAATTCTTAGTCCTTTGCTAGCTAATGTGTGTCTTAGTGAGCTCGATCATATGATGGAACAGAAAATAGTTGAGTTTTTTAGGCCTTGTGAGCGAGATGCGATATGGAAATATTCTATGGATGACGGTTGTCATAATCCTGCTTGGCCTGAGTTTGTTCCTTCAAGTGGGAAAGAGAAGACAAGGAAGATGGATTTTATTAGGTTTGGTGGTCATTTCTTGGTTGGAATTCGAGGGCCTAGACAGGATGCGGTGGAAATGAGGAAAGAGATAATCGAATTTTGTGAGAGGATATTTGGGGTCAGGTTGGACAATTCAAAAATAGAGGTGGAGCATATTAGTAGGGGAATTCAGTTCTTGGATCATATTATTTGCCGTCGTGTAATTTATCCGACTCTACGTTACACAGCGAGTGGTGGTAATATAGTGAGTGAAAAAGGTATAGGGACTTTGCTCTCTGTCGCTGTTAGCTTGCAACAATGTATTCGCCAGTTTCGGAAGCTCAAGCTTGTGAAAGGTGATAGGGATCCGGAGCCACTGCCTTGCACACCAATGCTTTACTCAGGTCAAGCTCATACTAATTCTCAAATGAACAAATTTCTTGAGACAATGGCTGAGTGGTTCAGATATGCTGATAATCGGAGAAAAGTTGTTGGGTTTTGTGCTTATGTGGTTCGTAGCTCTCTGGCTAAGTTATATGCTGCCAGGTATAGACTGAAATCTCGTGCCAAGGTTTATAAGATTGCCTCGCGTGATTTAAGCCGTCCATTGAGGGAGCACACCAACAATTCTGCACCTGAGTATTCAGATCTTTTGAGGATGGGACTTGTTGATGCTATTGAAGGTGTTCAGTTTTCCCGCATGTCTTCAATCCCATCATGTGATTATACTCCGTTCCCAAGGAACTGGATCCCTGACCATGAGAAGGTGTTGTGTGAATATATCAACTTACAGGATCCTAAGTTTTTCTGCCAGCTGCACAAGTCAGTTAAACAGCACGGTATATGTTTGCCTCAAGATGAGATATCTGATATTGTGTGGGAATATAAGACTCTTGGGGTGCGAAGCTTGTCACAGAGGTTATGTGGTGACAAAGGGATGGAAAATGCTTCTCAGAAAGTAATGGCGGCATCATGA